In Quercus robur chromosome 10, dhQueRobu3.1, whole genome shotgun sequence, a genomic segment contains:
- the LOC126704341 gene encoding uncharacterized protein LOC126704341: protein MKQRLLQESNRADKGDDEDSNRRRTSTPKEVSSDLLREMRKEMDELRNAIKGKTDQSLERIVRKTDSPFTMAVQDCPVPSKFRLPQLEPFDVLKDPLDHLNTFRTTLGLQQPPDEILCRSFPTTLKGAAREWFNKLSTSSIDNFEQLSSSFVRHFVGRQRLKRTVNHLLTIRQREKESLRSYVTCFTREMLEVDEVDDKVHLTTFKAGLKSRDFVASLAKNPPKTMAEALLKARKYMNAEEALTAIDGVEKNKEKKKEKEDDRRGQKRDRADRRNDDGNRQREDKNPRPSKFTLLVMPVD from the coding sequence ATGAAGCAACGATTACTACAGGAAAGTAATCGTGCAGACAAGGGCGACGACGAAGACAGCAACAGAAGGCGAACCAGCACTCCGAAAGAGGTAAGCTCGGATCTCTTAagagaaatgaggaaagagatggacgaactTAGGAACGCCATCAAAGGAAAGACGGACCAAAGCTTGGAGAGGATCGTGCGGAAGACGGACTCACCTTTTACCATGGCCGTCCAGGATTGCCCAGTACCCTCCAAATTCCGTCTACCCCAGCTAGAACCCTTCGACGTGCTGAAAGATCCCTTGGATCACCTGAATACTTTCAGGACGACCCTAGGCCTTCAACAGCCACCTGATGAGATTTTGTGCCGCTCCTTCCCTACAACTCTCAAAGGAGCAGCCAGGGAGTGGTTCAACAAGTTGTCAACATCGTCCATTGATAACTTCGAACAGTTAAGCAGTTCCTTTGTTCGTCATTTCGTAGGCAGGCAGCGTCTAAAAAGGACTGTCAACCATCTGCTTACCATCAGACAAAGAGAGAAGGAATCATTGAGGTCTTATGTGACATGTTTCACCCGAGAAATGCTGGAAGTAGACGAGGTGGATGACAAAGTACATCTCACGACCTTCAAAGCAGGGTTGAAGTCCAGAGATTTTGTGGCATCTTTGGCAAAGAACCCCCCTAAGACAATGGCCGAGGCATTGCTGAAAGCACGGAAGTACATGAACGCGGAAGAAGCCCTAACAGCCATTGACGGAGTAGAAAAgaacaaggaaaagaagaaggagaaggaggacGATCGACGAGGGCAAAAAAGGGATCGGGCTGATCGACGGAATGACGATGGAAATAGGCAGAGGGAAGACAAGAATCCTCGTCCATCAAAATTCACACTGTTGGTAATGCCCGTTGACTAG
- the LOC126701954 gene encoding probable inactive purple acid phosphatase 27: MVISKKILTNMEYRSSHCLCSKLFTFVLFWCCLASLSLASIHSHHHGRHDELDKHPLSKINIYKTTLALRNSVSIKVSPLILGFKGEDKAWVTVDLVNPDPSEDDWVAVFSPAKFNSSTCTPENDEIESPYLCTSPIKYKYANFSNSKYSKTGKNSLKFELINQRADFSFALFSGGLSNPKLVAVSNFISFANPKAPVYPRLAHGKLWNEMTVTWTSGYSIDEAVPFVEWGLKGETHMRSPAGTLTIEQNSLCGAPARTVGWHDPGFTHTSFLTNLWPNSVYSYRMGHILSNGSYIWSKTYSFKSSPYPGQDSLQRVIIFGDLGKGERDGSNEYSNKDPGALNTTDQLIKDLPNYDIVFHIGDLAYADGYIADWDQFTSQVEPIASAVPYMVASGNHERDWPDSGSFYAGTDSGGECGVIAETLYYVPAENRAKFWYSTDYGMFHFCIADSEHDWREGTEQYKFIEHCLASVDRQKQPWLIFAAHRPLGYSSNNYFGQEGSFDEPMGRDDLQKLWQKYRVDIAFYGHVHNYERTCPIYQNRCVNSEESHYSGTMNGTIHVVAGGAGHHLGSFFKGIPDWSLYRDYDFGFVKLTAFNRSSLLFEYKKSRDGKVYDSFTINREYKDILACVHDSCGPTTLAY, translated from the exons ATGGTGAtaagcaaaaaaatactaacaaacATGGAATACAGAAGCTCTCACTGCTTGTGCTCGAAGTTGTTTACGTTTGTGCTCTTTTGGTGCTGCTTGGCAAGCTTGAGCTTGGCTTCGATTCACAGTCACCATCATGGTAGACATGATGAATTAGACAAGCATCCACTATCAAAGATCAACATTTATAAAACCACTCTTGCACTCCGTAACTCGGTCTCCATTAAAGTGAGCCCACTCATTCTCGGTTTCAAG GGTGAGGACAAAGCATGGGTGACGGTGGATCTTGTAAACCCTGACCCTTCCGAGGATGATTGGGTTGCAGTCTTTTCTCCTGCAAAATTCAA CTCATCAACTTGTACACCAGAAAATGATGAAATTGAGTCTCCATATTTATGTACAAGCCCAATAAAG TATAAGTACGCAAATTTCTCCAATTCAAAGTACAGCAAAACAGGCAAAAATTCCTTGAAGTTCGAGTTGATCAATCAGCGGGCAGACTTTTCCTTTGCATTATTTTCTGGCGGTTTGTCAAAT CCTAAGCTGGTCGCAGTTTCAAATTTCATATCATTTGCCAATCCAAAAGCACCTGTATATCCACGTCTAGCTCACGGAAAGTTATGGAATGAA ATGACAGTAACCTGGACGAGTGGCTATTCCATAGATGAAGCTGTTCCATTTGTTGAGTGGGGTTTGAAAGGAGAAACACACATGCGATCCCCAGCTGGAACATTGACAATTGAACAGAACAGCTTGTGTG GTGCACCTGCCCGCACAGTTGGTTGGCATGATCCTGGTTTCACACATACAAGTTTCTTAACAAATTTGTGGCCAAACAGTGT GTACTCCTACAGGATGGGTCATATCTTATCTAATGGTTCGTATATCTGGAGCAAAACCTATTCTTTCAAATCATCCCCATATCCAGGACAGGATTCATTACAGCGTGTTATAATATTTGGTGACTTGGGAAAG GGTGAACGCGATGGTTCAAATGAATACAGCAATAAAGACCCGGGTGCACTTAACACTACCGATCAACTGATCAAGGACTTGCCaaattatgatatagtattcCACATAGGAGATCTAGCATATGCAGATGGATACATTGCAGATTGGGACCAATTCACATCACAGGTGGAGCCCATTGCATCAGCTGTTCCATATATGGTTGCCAG TGGTAATCATGAACGAGATTGGCCGGATTCAGGTTCCTTCTATGCAGGTACAGATTCAGGTGGGGAATGTGGTGTGATTGCTGAGACCTTATACTACGTTCCTGCAGAGAATAGAGCTAAGTTCTG GTATTCAACGGATTATGGCATGTTTCACTTTTGTATAGCTGATAGTGAGCATGACTGGAGAGAGGGTACAGAACAGTATAAGTTCATTGAGCACTGCCTTGCATCAGTTGATAGACAAAAACAACCTTGGTTAATCTTTGCTGCTCATCGTCCCCTTGGCTATTCCTCAAACAACTACTTTGGCCAAGAAGGCTCGTTTGATGAGCCCATGGGAAGGGATGATTTGCAGAAGCTTTGGCAGAAGTACAGGGTGGATATTGCATTTTATGGCCACGTCCATAACTATGAAAGGACATGCCCCATTTACCAG AACAGATGTGTTAATTCAGAAGAATCTCATTATTCGGGTACCATGAATGGAACCATCCATGTTGTTGCTGGCGGGGCAGGGCACCACTTGGGATCATTCTTCAAAGGGATACCTGATTGGAGTTTATACAGAGACTATGACTTTGGATTTGTCAAACTGACAGCATTCAATCGCTCTTCTCTCCTCTTTGAGTACAAGAAGAGCAGAGATGGGAAGGTATATGATTCCTTCACTATTAATAGAGAGTACAAAGATATCTTGGCTTGTGTACATGACAGTTGTGGACCAACCACCTTGGCGTACTGA